A single genomic interval of Dyella sp. GSA-30 harbors:
- the mscL gene encoding large-conductance mechanosensitive channel protein MscL: MGMLQEFKTFAMRGNVIDLAVGVVIGGAFGKIVTSLVDQIIMPPIGWITGGIDFSDLKWVIRPADTSNPAHKVAEVAVQYGAFINTLIQFVIIAFAIFLVVKFINRVTRREEVAAPPAADVVLLTEIRDLLKQKS; the protein is encoded by the coding sequence ATGGGCATGCTGCAAGAGTTCAAGACTTTCGCCATGCGCGGAAACGTCATCGACCTGGCGGTCGGTGTCGTGATCGGCGGCGCATTCGGCAAGATCGTCACCTCGCTTGTCGACCAGATCATCATGCCGCCGATCGGCTGGATCACCGGAGGCATCGATTTCTCGGACCTGAAGTGGGTCATCCGCCCGGCCGACACCAGCAATCCGGCACACAAGGTCGCCGAGGTCGCCGTGCAGTACGGCGCCTTCATCAATACGTTGATCCAGTTCGTGATCATCGCCTTCGCGATCTTTCTCGTGGTCAAGTTCATCAATCGCGTCACTCGCCGCGAAGAAGTGGCTGCTCCGCCGGCTGCCGATGTCGTGCTGTTGACTGAGATTCGCGATTTGCTCAAGCAGAAGAGCTAG
- a CDS encoding M20/M25/M40 family metallo-hydrolase, with translation MRSLRLSLLTASLLLATGVAGAATTNTVIPAGAVQTATQLRDKAMADDTGYKIVESLTTEVGPRLAGSPADQRGREWAIAKFKELGFDKVYTETVTYPLWERHSEHAAIVAPFPQPLSLIALGYSAGTPKGGLTAEVVKFDSLDALKKADPASVKGKIVYIGYRMHRQKDGHDYGMGSAVRTQGPVIASKLGAAAYLLRSAGTDEHSRTPHTGVTGFTDPKDAIPAAALSNPDADQLERILGYGKPVSVKLDLDVGFNGSYTGANVIGEITGKKYPDQVVAIGGHLDSWDPGTGAIDDGAGVAIAMAAGKLIHDLPQRPDRTIRVIAFANEEMGLWGGRAYADKHAAEAGKHQLGTESDFGSGKVWRMSASVKPEARGAIEQIAKVLQPIGVAYDTKRPGGGGSDLSQMHGKGMAALSLTQDGTYYFDYHHNANDTLDKIDPRELAQNVAVYAAFSYMAAQAEGDFGSAPGAFAKDGAED, from the coding sequence ATGCGCAGTCTTCGTTTGAGTTTGCTTACCGCCAGCCTGTTGCTGGCTACCGGCGTAGCCGGTGCCGCCACGACGAATACCGTCATTCCCGCCGGCGCGGTGCAGACGGCCACCCAGTTGCGCGACAAGGCGATGGCCGATGACACCGGCTACAAGATCGTCGAATCCCTGACCACCGAAGTCGGGCCGCGTCTGGCCGGCAGCCCGGCCGATCAGCGTGGCCGCGAATGGGCGATCGCCAAGTTCAAGGAACTGGGCTTCGACAAGGTCTATACCGAAACGGTCACCTACCCGCTGTGGGAGCGCCACAGCGAGCACGCCGCGATCGTTGCGCCCTTCCCGCAGCCGCTGTCGCTGATCGCGCTCGGCTACTCGGCCGGTACGCCCAAGGGCGGCCTGACTGCCGAGGTGGTCAAGTTCGACAGCCTCGATGCACTCAAGAAGGCCGACCCCGCATCGGTCAAGGGCAAGATTGTCTATATCGGCTATCGCATGCACCGCCAGAAGGATGGCCACGACTACGGCATGGGCTCGGCCGTGCGTACGCAGGGTCCGGTGATCGCATCCAAGCTCGGCGCCGCGGCTTATCTGTTGCGCTCGGCCGGTACCGACGAGCATAGCCGTACGCCGCACACCGGCGTCACTGGCTTTACCGATCCGAAAGATGCGATTCCCGCCGCTGCACTGTCCAACCCCGATGCCGACCAGCTCGAGCGGATTCTTGGCTATGGCAAGCCGGTGAGCGTCAAACTCGATCTCGACGTGGGTTTCAACGGCAGCTACACCGGCGCGAACGTGATCGGCGAGATCACCGGCAAGAAGTATCCCGACCAGGTTGTCGCCATCGGCGGGCATCTGGACTCCTGGGATCCGGGCACCGGCGCGATCGACGACGGCGCGGGCGTAGCCATTGCCATGGCGGCGGGCAAGCTGATTCACGATCTGCCGCAGCGCCCCGACCGCACGATCCGCGTGATTGCGTTCGCCAACGAGGAAATGGGCTTGTGGGGCGGTCGCGCCTATGCCGATAAGCATGCTGCCGAAGCGGGCAAGCACCAGCTCGGTACCGAGTCCGATTTCGGCTCGGGCAAGGTGTGGCGCATGAGTGCGAGCGTCAAGCCCGAAGCACGCGGCGCGATCGAGCAGATCGCCAAGGTGCTTCAACCCATCGGCGTAGCGTATGACACCAAGCGCCCGGGTGGCGGCGGCTCGGATCTGTCGCAGATGCACGGCAAAGGCATGGCCGCGCTCTCGCTGACCCAGGACGGCACGTACTACTTCGACTACCACCACAACGCCAACGACACGCTGGACAAGATCGATCCGCGCGAGCTGGCGCAGAACGTCGCCGTGTATGCCGCCTTCTCATATATGGCTGCGCAGGCGGAAGGTGACTTCGGCTCCGCGCCCGGCGCATTCGCAAAGGACGGCGCTGAAGACTGA
- a CDS encoding PAS domain-containing methyl-accepting chemotaxis protein, translated as MARFYPRARHRHSRAQLQSQIDALHKAQAIIEFTLDGTIVAANDNFLDALGYTRDEIIGQHHRMFVELAQRESEEYLAFWRKLGAGESQSGVYKRVAKGGREVWIQGSYSAIFDAFGRPAKVIKHAIDVTEERLKAADMEGRLAAIDRAQAVISFDLDGIILDANDNFLAALGYRREDVIGRHHRLFVDPDERESETYRQFWQRLRQGEYNAGLFRRVRRGGGSVWIQASYNPIFDMDGRPFKVVKYATDVTEQTRAVQALQSALGSLSDTVPAIAGQAQSANRLAHEASSSASTGGSMVDQLVDTISHINQRAQSMAEIIGVMDSIAFQTNILAINAAVEAAHAGEQGKGFGVVAQEVRALAQRSAQSAKEIRDLVQNAIDSLADGSQRARQAGDAMHAIVASAAEVNQRVAQIADAAHSQASGIAQVTLAIDQLRAGAPAGAR; from the coding sequence ATGGCAAGGTTTTATCCGCGTGCACGGCATCGTCATTCGCGCGCGCAGTTGCAGAGCCAGATCGACGCATTACATAAGGCGCAGGCGATCATCGAATTCACGCTCGACGGCACGATCGTCGCGGCGAACGATAACTTTCTGGACGCCCTCGGCTACACCCGCGATGAAATCATCGGTCAGCATCACCGGATGTTTGTCGAACTTGCGCAGCGCGAGAGCGAGGAGTACCTGGCATTCTGGCGCAAACTCGGCGCGGGCGAATCGCAAAGCGGCGTCTACAAACGCGTCGCCAAGGGCGGACGCGAGGTGTGGATCCAAGGCAGCTATAGCGCAATTTTCGATGCATTTGGCCGACCCGCCAAAGTCATCAAGCATGCGATCGACGTGACCGAGGAACGCCTGAAAGCCGCGGATATGGAAGGCCGCCTGGCGGCGATCGATCGGGCGCAGGCGGTGATCAGTTTCGATCTGGATGGCATCATTCTCGATGCAAACGATAATTTTCTCGCTGCGCTCGGTTATCGGCGCGAGGATGTCATCGGACGACACCACCGGCTTTTCGTCGACCCCGACGAACGCGAAAGCGAAACCTATCGTCAGTTCTGGCAACGCTTGCGGCAAGGCGAGTACAACGCCGGACTGTTCCGGCGCGTTCGTCGCGGCGGAGGCAGTGTCTGGATCCAGGCGAGTTACAACCCGATCTTCGACATGGATGGACGGCCATTCAAGGTGGTGAAATACGCCACCGACGTCACCGAGCAAACGCGTGCCGTGCAAGCTTTGCAGAGCGCGCTGGGCTCCTTGTCCGATACGGTTCCCGCTATCGCCGGGCAAGCCCAGAGCGCCAACCGGCTGGCGCACGAGGCCAGCAGCAGCGCCAGCACCGGCGGCTCGATGGTCGATCAGTTGGTCGATACCATCAGCCACATCAATCAGCGCGCACAAAGCATGGCCGAGATCATCGGCGTGATGGATTCCATCGCGTTCCAGACCAATATCCTGGCGATCAATGCTGCCGTGGAAGCGGCGCATGCGGGCGAACAGGGCAAGGGATTCGGCGTGGTCGCGCAGGAAGTGCGCGCGCTGGCTCAACGCAGCGCGCAGTCGGCCAAGGAAATACGCGATCTGGTGCAGAACGCGATCGATTCGCTGGCCGATGGCAGTCAGCGCGCTCGCCAGGCCGGAGACGCCATGCATGCGATTGTCGCTTCGGCGGCCGAGGTGAACCAGCGCGTTGCGCAGATCGCCGACGCGGCGCATTCGCAGGCCAGTGGCATTGCGCAGGTCACGCTGGCAATCGACCAACTACGCGCTGGCGCGCCAGCAGGCGCGAGATGA
- a CDS encoding efflux RND transporter permease subunit gives MNLPELCIRRPVMTTLLMAALVVFGVAAYPRLPVNELPNVDFPTISISASLPGAAPETMASAVATPLEAQLSTIAGISSMNSTSALGTTSITLTFELDRSIDGAAQDVQSAISAAQRQLPTDMPTPPTFRKVNPADAPILYLAMTSATLPMSQIDEYAETQLAQRLSMVDGVAQVSVYGSQKYAVRIDVNPDRLASAGIGIDEVQTAIANANTNQATGSLYGNRQQLPIRNDGQLMRALPYNDIVVAYRNGAPVRLGDVGRAYDSVQSDQTASWFNGERAVTLAIQRQPGANTVETVDRIKELLPGFTAGLPPSVKLATLYDRSDSIRASVDDVQFTLLLAGVLVVLVIYLFLGNLSATLVPALALPISVVGTFGIMYALGYSLDNLSLLSLTLAVGFVVDDAIVMLENVIRHMEAGEQPYKAAVKGAAEIGFTIFSMTLSLVAVFIPVMFMGGIIGRLFHEFAVTISVAIGLSGFIAITLTPMLCSRFIKAHDHTKKNWLIAGFDRGFNAVTNGYTSSLRWCMNRPRMVMLGFVISLGVTGLLFYITPKDFIPAGDSGQLRINTEGPEDVSFDEMVARQQVLADIVGKDPNIEAYMSSVGAGGSRATINNGSMLLKLKPASERELDPDGIIQELRRKFAKIVGIRAYLQNPPSIQVGGRQSKAQYQYTLQSGDLDELYGWAGKVTSAFAELPGFQDVTNDLDLNSPSIFVSVNRDRLAPLGLTMAQVQLALGTAFGENQISTIYGTATQYWVILQVDRPMQNNADVLAKLYVTSNTGKLIPLNTVASFQRKPQVLTVNHQGQLPAVTVSFNLAPGVSLSEAVGEIDGAMVKMGLPATITGSVQGTAQAFQDSMQGMGLLLLLAVFVIYLVLGILYESFIHPLTILSGLPAAAVGALLTLVIFHASLDLFAFVGIVMLIGIVKKNAIMMIDFALERQSHGDISPADAIFEACRVRFRPIMMTTMAAFAGTLPIAMGIGAGAETRRPLGLAVVGGLLVSQILTLYLTPVIYLYLDRLQTRLSRKKGVTIGAAH, from the coding sequence ATGAATCTGCCCGAACTGTGCATCCGTCGACCGGTCATGACCACGCTGCTGATGGCGGCGCTGGTGGTGTTCGGTGTCGCGGCCTATCCGCGACTGCCGGTCAACGAATTACCCAACGTCGACTTTCCGACCATCAGCATCTCGGCAAGCTTGCCGGGTGCCGCGCCCGAGACCATGGCGTCGGCGGTCGCGACCCCGCTCGAAGCGCAGCTGTCGACGATCGCCGGCATCAGCTCGATGAATTCGACCAGTGCGCTCGGGACCACCTCGATCACGCTGACCTTCGAGCTGGATCGCAGCATCGATGGCGCCGCACAAGATGTGCAATCGGCGATCTCGGCAGCACAGCGCCAGCTGCCCACGGACATGCCCACGCCACCCACCTTCCGCAAGGTGAACCCGGCTGATGCGCCCATCCTTTATCTGGCGATGACATCCGCGACCCTGCCGATGTCGCAGATCGACGAATACGCCGAAACGCAGCTGGCGCAGCGTCTATCGATGGTCGATGGCGTGGCGCAGGTGAGCGTGTACGGCTCGCAGAAATATGCCGTGCGCATCGACGTCAATCCTGATCGCCTTGCTTCGGCGGGCATCGGTATCGATGAAGTACAGACGGCTATCGCCAACGCCAATACCAATCAGGCGACCGGCTCGCTTTACGGCAACCGCCAGCAGTTGCCGATCCGCAACGATGGCCAGCTGATGCGCGCGTTGCCGTATAACGACATCGTCGTCGCCTACCGCAACGGTGCGCCGGTGCGCCTGGGCGATGTCGGTCGCGCCTATGACAGCGTGCAGAGCGACCAGACCGCGAGCTGGTTCAATGGCGAGCGTGCCGTCACGCTGGCGATCCAGCGCCAGCCCGGCGCCAATACGGTCGAAACAGTCGACCGCATCAAGGAGCTGCTGCCCGGCTTTACCGCAGGCCTGCCACCCTCGGTCAAGCTGGCCACGCTGTACGATCGCTCCGATTCGATCCGCGCTTCGGTCGATGACGTGCAATTCACCCTGCTGCTGGCCGGCGTGCTGGTCGTGCTGGTGATCTATCTGTTCCTGGGCAATCTGTCGGCCACGCTCGTGCCGGCACTGGCCCTGCCGATTTCGGTCGTCGGTACGTTTGGCATCATGTACGCCCTGGGTTACAGCCTCGACAATCTTTCGCTGCTGTCATTGACGCTTGCGGTCGGTTTCGTGGTCGACGACGCGATCGTGATGCTGGAAAACGTGATCCGCCATATGGAGGCGGGCGAGCAGCCTTACAAGGCTGCGGTGAAAGGCGCGGCCGAAATCGGTTTCACCATTTTCTCGATGACCTTGTCGCTGGTGGCGGTGTTTATACCGGTGATGTTCATGGGCGGCATCATCGGTCGCCTGTTCCACGAGTTCGCCGTCACCATCAGCGTCGCCATCGGGCTGTCGGGTTTTATCGCGATCACCCTGACGCCGATGCTGTGCAGCCGTTTTATCAAGGCGCACGACCACACCAAGAAAAACTGGCTGATCGCCGGCTTCGACCGTGGCTTCAACGCCGTTACCAACGGTTACACGAGCTCGCTGCGCTGGTGCATGAATCGCCCGCGGATGGTGATGCTTGGTTTCGTGATAAGCCTGGGCGTGACCGGCTTGCTGTTCTATATCACGCCCAAGGACTTCATCCCGGCCGGCGACAGCGGGCAGTTGCGCATCAACACCGAAGGCCCGGAAGACGTGTCGTTCGACGAAATGGTGGCGCGCCAGCAGGTGCTTGCCGATATCGTCGGCAAGGATCCGAATATCGAGGCCTACATGTCCTCGGTGGGCGCGGGCGGCTCGCGGGCCACGATCAATAACGGCTCGATGCTGCTCAAGCTCAAGCCGGCCAGCGAGCGTGAGCTCGACCCCGACGGCATCATCCAGGAGCTGCGGCGCAAGTTCGCCAAGATCGTGGGCATTCGCGCTTACCTGCAGAATCCTCCGTCGATCCAGGTCGGTGGCCGTCAGTCCAAGGCGCAATATCAGTACACACTGCAATCGGGCGACCTGGACGAGCTTTATGGCTGGGCCGGCAAGGTCACCTCCGCATTCGCTGAATTACCGGGTTTCCAGGACGTCACCAACGACCTGGATCTCAACAGCCCGTCGATTTTCGTGAGCGTCAATCGCGATCGTCTTGCGCCGCTGGGCCTGACCATGGCGCAGGTGCAGCTCGCGCTGGGTACGGCGTTCGGCGAGAACCAGATTTCGACGATCTACGGCACGGCGACGCAGTACTGGGTGATTCTGCAGGTGGATCGCCCGATGCAGAACAATGCCGATGTGCTGGCCAAGCTTTATGTCACTTCCAACACCGGCAAGCTGATTCCGCTCAACACGGTTGCCAGCTTCCAGCGCAAACCGCAGGTGCTGACCGTCAACCATCAGGGTCAGCTACCTGCGGTGACGGTATCGTTCAATCTCGCGCCCGGCGTCAGTCTCAGCGAAGCGGTCGGCGAGATCGACGGCGCGATGGTCAAGATGGGGCTGCCCGCTACCATCACCGGTAGCGTGCAGGGCACCGCGCAGGCGTTCCAGGATTCGATGCAGGGCATGGGCCTGCTGCTGCTGTTGGCGGTGTTCGTGATCTATCTGGTGTTGGGCATTTTGTACGAAAGTTTCATCCATCCCTTGACGATTCTTTCGGGCTTGCCGGCTGCTGCCGTGGGTGCGTTGCTCACGTTGGTGATCTTTCACGCATCGCTCGACTTGTTCGCCTTCGTCGGCATCGTGATGCTGATCGGCATCGTGAAAAAGAACGCGATCATGATGATCGACTTTGCGCTGGAGCGTCAGTCGCATGGCGATATTTCACCGGCCGATGCGATCTTCGAAGCCTGCCGCGTGCGATTCCGCCCGATCATGATGACGACGATGGCGGCGTTTGCCGGTACGTTGCCGATCGCGATGGGCATCGGTGCGGGTGCGGAGACACGCCGACCGCTCGGTCTGGCGGTAGTGGGCGGCTTGTTGGTATCGCAGATCCTGACGCTGTACCTGACGCCGGTGATCTATCTGTATCTGGATCGGTTGCAGACGCGTTTGTCGAGGAAGAAGGGCGTGACGATAGGGGCCGCGCACTAG
- a CDS encoding efflux RND transporter periplasmic adaptor subunit — MPWKKFALILAVVAVCALGFHFVRSGKGAGKSDSHAGAKAAQAVPVKVARAVQGDLDLSIKVVGRVEAWSTVTLQPRVSGQLQQLAFAPGAHVRRGDLLVQIDPSLLKAQLDQARGMVARDQAQLVKAEADLSRYTDLLAKNFVSRSDFDTFKANLGVAKATLQSDQAAAELAQTQLDYTRIVAPFDAVAGSPLVWPGAQLSANSTNIVVLNQIEPVRVAFNIPEDALAAVRAGMLRGDVPVQAQVPGDKTVPLQGKMDFIDNAVDTTTGTIVLKGRFENHDLQLTPGQFVQVNLPTTHLSNVVSVPVEALQSSSKGSFVFIVGTDNKVQQRYITTGTISGQHAVIDKGVSAGETVVIDGQMLLVDGATVQVAKDS, encoded by the coding sequence ATGCCCTGGAAAAAATTTGCGTTGATCCTGGCAGTCGTGGCGGTTTGCGCGCTGGGTTTTCATTTTGTCCGCAGCGGTAAGGGGGCGGGAAAGAGCGACTCCCATGCCGGCGCCAAGGCCGCACAGGCAGTGCCGGTCAAGGTGGCCCGCGCCGTGCAGGGCGATCTCGACCTGTCGATCAAGGTGGTGGGCCGGGTCGAGGCCTGGTCGACGGTGACCTTGCAGCCGCGCGTTTCCGGTCAGCTGCAGCAACTGGCCTTTGCGCCAGGCGCGCATGTGCGCAGGGGCGATTTGCTGGTTCAGATCGATCCCAGCCTGCTCAAGGCCCAGCTCGATCAGGCGCGCGGCATGGTGGCGCGCGATCAGGCCCAGTTGGTCAAGGCAGAGGCGGACCTGAGCCGTTATACCGACCTGCTGGCCAAGAACTTCGTCTCGCGCTCCGATTTCGATACCTTCAAAGCCAACCTGGGGGTCGCCAAGGCCACCTTGCAGAGCGACCAAGCGGCGGCCGAGCTCGCTCAGACCCAACTCGATTACACGCGGATCGTCGCGCCATTCGATGCGGTAGCCGGTTCGCCGCTGGTATGGCCCGGCGCGCAGCTTTCGGCAAACAGCACGAATATCGTGGTGCTCAACCAGATCGAGCCGGTGCGCGTGGCCTTCAATATCCCCGAAGACGCGCTCGCCGCGGTGCGCGCAGGCATGTTGCGCGGTGACGTGCCCGTGCAGGCACAGGTCCCGGGCGACAAGACGGTGCCGTTGCAGGGCAAGATGGACTTCATCGACAACGCGGTCGATACGACCACCGGCACGATCGTGCTCAAGGGACGTTTCGAGAATCACGATCTGCAATTGACGCCGGGGCAGTTCGTCCAGGTGAACCTGCCGACGACGCATTTGAGTAATGTGGTCAGCGTACCGGTGGAAGCGTTGCAAAGCTCCTCCAAGGGCAGCTTCGTTTTCATCGTCGGCACCGATAACAAGGTACAGCAGCGCTATATCACCACCGGCACGATCAGTGGCCAGCATGCGGTGATCGACAAGGGCGTAAGCGCAGGCGAAACCGTGGTGATCGACGGTCAAATGCTGTTGGTCGATGGCGCCACGGTGCAGGTCGCCAAGGACAGCTGA
- a CDS encoding MarR family transcriptional regulator, translating into MAKTEDISFGYLLNDVTLLFRKHFDRRAVKFGLTRAQWRATKMLYHREGLRQTELAEYLEMEPIAVGRVIDRLQTAGFVERRPDPKDRRAWRLYPTEQARAVIADMEDIARGLRRDATQGIALEEMEQCMAVINRIKENLQVLDQPAPADDN; encoded by the coding sequence ATGGCGAAAACGGAAGATATTTCCTTTGGCTACCTGCTCAACGACGTGACCTTGCTATTTCGCAAGCACTTTGATCGTCGTGCCGTGAAATTCGGTCTGACCCGCGCGCAATGGCGGGCGACCAAGATGCTCTATCACCGTGAGGGTCTGCGTCAGACCGAGCTGGCCGAATATCTGGAAATGGAGCCCATTGCCGTGGGGCGCGTCATCGATCGTCTGCAGACGGCCGGCTTCGTCGAGCGGCGTCCGGACCCGAAAGATCGGCGAGCGTGGCGTCTCTACCCCACCGAGCAGGCGCGTGCCGTGATTGCCGATATGGAAGACATCGCGCGCGGCCTGCGCCGGGATGCCACGCAGGGCATCGCGTTGGAGGAGATGGAGCAGTGCATGGCGGTGATCAACCGGATCAAGGAAAACCTGCAGGTGCTGGACCAGCCCGCTCCGGCTGACGATAACTAG
- a CDS encoding O-acetyl-ADP-ribose deacetylase, with translation MFMDIVIADITQLELDAIVNAANPGLLGGGGVDGAIHRAAGPALLEACRRIPEVAPGIRCPTGEVRITPGFNLPARHVIHAVGPIWQGGGQGEADALANCYRRSIALAREVGLTSIAFPAISCGVYGYPPHRAARVALSAVHDTSDEPPISVTLCCFDARMATVWRAVQADALQS, from the coding sequence ATGTTTATGGACATCGTTATAGCCGACATTACTCAATTGGAGCTCGATGCCATCGTCAACGCCGCCAATCCAGGCCTGCTTGGCGGCGGCGGCGTGGATGGCGCCATTCATCGCGCCGCCGGCCCTGCCTTACTCGAAGCCTGTCGTCGTATCCCGGAAGTAGCGCCCGGCATTCGGTGCCCTACCGGCGAGGTGCGCATAACGCCGGGTTTCAACTTGCCGGCTCGCCATGTCATTCATGCCGTCGGCCCCATCTGGCAAGGCGGCGGCCAGGGCGAGGCGGATGCCCTGGCCAACTGTTATCGTCGGAGCATCGCACTGGCGCGCGAAGTCGGCCTTACCTCGATCGCCTTCCCGGCGATCAGTTGCGGCGTCTACGGCTATCCACCCCACCGGGCGGCTCGGGTCGCGCTATCGGCGGTACACGACACGAGCGACGAACCGCCGATCAGTGTCACCCTGTGCTGCTTCGACGCACGCATGGCAACCGTATGGCGTGCGGTCCAGGCCGACGCGCTTCAGTCCTGA